Below is a genomic region from Thermoflexus sp..
GGGCGCGGAGCGCCTGCTGGTGATCGGCTCCCCGCTCTGGGAGCGCGCCACAGCCTGCGCCACCGACGCCTTCATCCGGATCGAACATTTCCCCTCGGTCGCCGATTTCCTGATGTGGATGGAAAGCGGGGCATGCCCCTACGAGCCGGTGATCGCGGAAAAGACCCCTTCTTCCATTCCTCTACAGGCTTTCTCATTCCCCCCTCGCATGCTCCTGATCCTGGGGCATCCTTCCTTCGGGGTTCCCAACTCCCTGCTCTGGCGGGCGCCTCAGGTCCATATCGAGACGGCCCTCCCAGTCCCCAGCCTGAACGTCGCCGTCGCCGCTGGCATCCTGCTGTATCATTACTGGCAACAGGTATGGGGAGGGAACCCCCTCTACCGTTCCGACGGGTGATGGGACCGCCTCCGGAAGCAGCGGGATAGCCCCTGGCCATTCGCCCATTCCGATGGGAGCTCAACCACCCCGTGGGCGT
It encodes:
- a CDS encoding TrmH family RNA methyltransferase, coding for MKRPARAGEFWVREETRRQRLQALAGLPRLPYAVAAFSLGEGDKTVGLICRNAVAWGAERLLVIGSPLWERATACATDAFIRIEHFPSVADFLMWMESGACPYEPVIAEKTPSSIPLQAFSFPPRMLLILGHPSFGVPNSLLWRAPQVHIETALPVPSLNVAVAAGILLYHYWQQVWGGNPLYRSDG